A genomic segment from Ruegeria sp. TM1040 encodes:
- a CDS encoding OmpW/AlkL family protein encodes MKTLVSALALGVAAASFAAPAMAQSQGDWTFGVGIINVNPKSDNGTLAGAAATIDDNTQLSLTAEYFIRDNLGIELLAASPFEHDIALGGSNIGSTKQLPPTLSLVYHIPTKGKVTPFVGVGVNYTTFFSEESSLGTLDLDNSFGFAATVGADWQTSERGALRLNVRYMDIDTDARLNGAPIGKAEIDPVTVGVSYVHRF; translated from the coding sequence ATGAAAACTCTGGTTTCCGCCCTCGCACTGGGCGTTGCCGCCGCAAGCTTTGCTGCCCCCGCCATGGCCCAATCTCAGGGCGACTGGACCTTTGGTGTCGGTATCATCAACGTGAACCCGAAGTCCGACAATGGCACGCTTGCCGGCGCTGCGGCCACGATTGACGACAACACCCAGCTGTCGCTCACGGCGGAGTATTTCATCCGCGACAACCTCGGCATTGAACTCTTGGCGGCCTCGCCGTTTGAGCACGACATCGCGCTTGGAGGCAGCAACATCGGCTCCACCAAACAACTGCCGCCGACCCTGTCGCTGGTCTATCATATCCCCACCAAGGGCAAGGTGACCCCCTTTGTTGGTGTCGGCGTGAACTACACCACCTTCTTCTCGGAAGAGTCGTCGCTTGGCACGCTCGACCTCGACAACAGCTTTGGCTTTGCCGCAACGGTGGGGGCTGACTGGCAGACCTCGGAGCGCGGCGCGTTGCGTCTGAACGTGCGCTACATGGACATCGACACCGACGCACGGCTCAACGGTGCACCCATTGGCAAGGCGGAGATTGATCCGGTCACTGTGGGTGTCTCTTACGTGCACCGCTTCTGA
- a CDS encoding DegT/DnrJ/EryC1/StrS family aminotransferase: MTERFTGNFTQQDPIPEEAIAAAVEVMRHGRIHRYNLAGEEQGETALLEQEFAQLMGAKYCLAVASGGYALATALRAVGVGHGDKVLTNAFTLAPVPGAIASVGAEPVYVDVTEDLTIDLDDLKAKAGEAKVLMLSHMRGHLCDMDHLMEICTAAGVTVIEDCAHTMGASWNGTPSGRHGLIGCYSCQTYKHVNSGEGGLLITDDADVAARAIMLSGSYMLYSRHLAAPEPEVFERVKYETPNISGRMDNLRAAILRPQLRDLDAQVARWNDRYRTLEAGVRDTPGLRVVERPEAEIYVGSSFQFLLLDWAPEAVQDVLSRCAARGVELKWFGGAEPVAFTSRYDSWRYAPAQSLPKSDRILAGILDMRVPLTFSLEDCALIARIIRAEVSAVWQAQGQQV, translated from the coding sequence ATGACAGAGCGTTTTACCGGCAATTTCACCCAGCAAGACCCCATCCCCGAGGAGGCCATCGCTGCCGCCGTCGAGGTAATGCGCCACGGGCGCATCCATCGCTACAACCTCGCCGGAGAGGAACAGGGCGAAACCGCGTTGCTGGAACAGGAATTTGCGCAGCTGATGGGGGCAAAATACTGCCTTGCGGTCGCGTCCGGGGGCTATGCGCTTGCCACTGCGCTGCGCGCCGTTGGGGTGGGGCATGGGGACAAAGTGCTCACTAACGCGTTCACATTGGCGCCGGTGCCGGGGGCGATTGCATCGGTCGGCGCAGAGCCGGTGTATGTTGATGTGACCGAGGATCTGACCATCGATCTCGACGACCTCAAGGCCAAGGCGGGCGAGGCAAAGGTCTTGATGCTCAGTCATATGCGCGGCCACCTTTGCGATATGGATCACCTGATGGAAATCTGCACCGCCGCTGGTGTAACCGTCATCGAGGATTGCGCGCATACGATGGGGGCCAGCTGGAATGGCACACCATCCGGGCGCCATGGCCTGATCGGGTGCTATTCCTGCCAGACCTACAAACATGTGAACTCTGGCGAAGGCGGGCTTTTGATCACCGACGATGCAGACGTCGCGGCTCGGGCCATTATGCTCTCTGGGTCCTACATGCTCTATTCGCGCCATCTGGCGGCACCTGAGCCTGAAGTGTTCGAGCGGGTGAAATACGAGACGCCCAATATCTCGGGTCGCATGGACAACCTGCGCGCCGCGATCCTGCGGCCGCAACTGCGCGACCTTGATGCGCAGGTGGCACGCTGGAACGATCGCTACCGCACGCTTGAGGCCGGGGTGAGGGACACACCGGGCCTACGTGTTGTGGAGCGTCCGGAGGCCGAAATCTATGTAGGCTCGTCCTTTCAGTTCCTGCTTCTGGATTGGGCGCCGGAGGCGGTCCAAGACGTGCTCTCGCGCTGTGCAGCACGCGGCGTGGAGCTCAAATGGTTTGGCGGGGCTGAGCCTGTCGCCTTTACCTCGCGCTATGATAGTTGGCGCTATGCGCCCGCGCAGAGCCTGCCAAAAAGCGACCGCATCCTTGCAGGCATCCTCGATATGCGCGTGCCGTTGACCTTTAGTCTTGAGGATTGCGCGCTCATTGCCCGCATCATTCGCGCAGAGGTCAGCGCCGTCTGGCAGGCGCAGGGGCAGCAGGTCTAA
- the glmU gene encoding bifunctional UDP-N-acetylglucosamine diphosphorylase/glucosamine-1-phosphate N-acetyltransferase GlmU: MSTALVILAAGKGTRMNSDLPKVLHQIAHAPMLEHAMRAGGALDPERTVVVAGHEAEMVRAATAEIAPEATVVLQEEQLGTGHAVLQARAALEGFRGDVVVLYGDTPFVSAETLERMIEARSRADLVILGFEAADPARYGRLIMQGESLEKIVEFKDASDAERAITFCNSGLMACNAEVMFGLLDQVGNDNASGEYYLTDLVELARAEGLSVTAVSCPEAETLGINSRADLAAAEAVFQAHARAELLDIGVTLTAPETVHLAFDTIIGRDTVIEPNVVFGPGVTVESGALIRAFSHLEGCHVSRGAKVGPYARLRPGAELAEDTHVGNFVEIKNAEIAAGAKVNHLTYIGDASVGEATNIGAGTITCNYDGVMKHRTEIGARAFIGSNTCLVAPVTVGDEAMTATGAVITKDVADGDLAIARVQQTNKPGRARKLMDMLRAKKAAKAKG; encoded by the coding sequence ATGAGCACTGCCCTCGTCATCCTCGCCGCAGGCAAAGGCACCAGGATGAACTCCGATTTGCCCAAAGTCCTGCATCAGATCGCACATGCGCCGATGCTGGAACATGCGATGCGCGCCGGGGGGGCGCTTGACCCCGAGCGCACGGTGGTTGTGGCAGGCCACGAGGCCGAGATGGTGCGCGCGGCCACCGCAGAGATCGCCCCTGAAGCGACAGTGGTGCTGCAGGAAGAGCAGCTCGGCACCGGCCACGCGGTACTTCAAGCGCGCGCGGCACTCGAGGGATTTCGCGGCGATGTCGTGGTGCTCTATGGCGATACGCCTTTTGTGTCGGCCGAGACGCTGGAACGCATGATCGAAGCGCGCAGCCGCGCCGATCTAGTGATCCTCGGCTTTGAAGCCGCCGATCCTGCGCGCTACGGCCGGTTGATCATGCAGGGCGAAAGCCTTGAGAAAATCGTCGAGTTCAAGGACGCAAGCGACGCCGAGCGCGCGATTACATTCTGCAACTCGGGCCTCATGGCGTGCAACGCCGAGGTGATGTTTGGCCTGCTTGATCAAGTGGGCAACGACAATGCCTCTGGCGAATACTACCTGACCGATCTTGTCGAACTCGCGCGGGCCGAGGGGCTGAGCGTCACGGCCGTGTCCTGCCCCGAAGCGGAAACGCTCGGCATCAATTCCCGCGCGGACCTCGCGGCCGCGGAGGCGGTGTTTCAGGCGCATGCGCGGGCTGAGTTGTTGGACATCGGCGTCACGCTGACGGCTCCTGAGACCGTCCATCTGGCCTTTGACACCATCATTGGTCGTGACACGGTGATTGAACCCAATGTGGTCTTTGGTCCCGGTGTCACCGTTGAGAGCGGCGCTTTGATCCGGGCGTTTTCGCACCTTGAGGGCTGCCATGTGTCGCGTGGCGCCAAGGTCGGCCCCTACGCCCGCCTGCGCCCCGGCGCGGAGCTGGCCGAGGACACCCATGTGGGCAACTTCGTTGAAATCAAGAACGCTGAGATCGCCGCAGGCGCCAAGGTGAACCACCTGACCTATATTGGCGATGCCTCTGTGGGTGAGGCGACGAATATCGGAGCGGGCACAATCACCTGCAACTACGATGGCGTCATGAAGCATCGCACCGAAATCGGCGCGCGCGCCTTTATCGGATCAAACACGTGTTTGGTCGCCCCGGTGACCGTTGGCGATGAGGCGATGACGGCAACAGGTGCTGTCATCACCAAGGATGTCGCTGATGGAGATCTGGCGATTGCGCGCGTCCAGCAGACGAACAAACCAGGCCGCGCACGCAAGCTGATGGATATGCTGCGCGCCAAGAAAGCCGCAAAGGCCAAAGGGTAA
- a CDS encoding carboxyl transferase domain-containing protein yields the protein MKLQSKAMPSSEGFKANKAAHLSALAEISEAAEAARLGGGEKSRARHESRGKMLPRRRVANLLDPGSPFLEVGATAAHGMYGGAAPAAGVIAGIGRVHGQEVMVVCNDATVKGGTYFPMTVKKHLRAQEIAEENNLPCVYLVDSGGANLPQQDEVFPDRDHFGRIFYNQARMSAKGIPQIAVVMGSCTAGGAYVPAMSDVTIIVKEQGTIFLAGPPLVKAATGEVVSAEDLGGGDVHTRLSGVADYLAEDDAHALALARRAVSHLNRTKPQGVNWQSPEEPAYDPEEILGVVPGDLRTPYDIREVIARLVDGSRFDEFKPRFGETLVTGFAHLKGCPIGIIANNGVLFSEAAQKGAHFVELCSQRKIPLVFLQNITGFMVGRKYENEGIARHGAKMVTAVASTNVPKITMLVGGSFGAGNYGMAGRAYSPRFLWTWPNSRISVMGGEQAAGVLATVKRDAIERQGGTWSAEEEAQFKQPTIDMFAEQSHPLYASARLWDDGIIDPRKSRDVLSLSLSAALNAPIEDTRFGVFRM from the coding sequence ATGAAACTTCAATCCAAGGCAATGCCCTCCTCTGAAGGGTTCAAGGCAAACAAAGCTGCCCATCTCTCCGCTCTGGCCGAGATCAGCGAGGCCGCCGAGGCTGCACGCTTGGGCGGGGGCGAGAAATCCCGCGCCCGACATGAAAGTCGCGGCAAGATGCTGCCGCGCCGCCGGGTGGCGAACCTGCTTGATCCCGGCTCGCCCTTTTTGGAGGTTGGTGCGACGGCGGCCCATGGCATGTATGGTGGCGCAGCCCCGGCGGCAGGCGTGATTGCTGGTATCGGGCGTGTCCACGGTCAGGAGGTCATGGTGGTCTGCAACGACGCCACCGTGAAGGGTGGCACCTACTTCCCGATGACGGTGAAAAAACATCTGCGCGCTCAAGAGATTGCCGAGGAAAACAACCTTCCTTGCGTCTATCTGGTGGACAGTGGCGGCGCCAACCTGCCGCAGCAGGATGAGGTCTTTCCCGACCGCGACCACTTTGGCCGCATCTTTTACAATCAGGCGCGGATGTCGGCCAAGGGCATTCCGCAGATCGCCGTGGTCATGGGCTCCTGTACCGCAGGTGGTGCTTATGTGCCGGCAATGTCCGACGTCACCATCATCGTTAAGGAACAGGGCACCATCTTCCTTGCAGGCCCGCCGCTGGTGAAGGCCGCCACCGGCGAGGTCGTCTCGGCCGAGGATCTGGGCGGCGGGGATGTGCACACGCGGCTTTCGGGCGTGGCGGATTACCTCGCTGAGGATGACGCCCATGCGCTGGCCCTCGCGCGGCGCGCGGTCAGCCATCTCAATCGCACCAAACCCCAGGGCGTGAACTGGCAGAGCCCGGAAGAGCCCGCCTACGATCCCGAGGAGATCCTTGGCGTGGTGCCGGGCGATCTGCGCACGCCCTATGACATCCGCGAGGTGATCGCGCGTCTCGTTGATGGTTCGCGCTTTGATGAGTTCAAACCCCGCTTTGGCGAAACGCTGGTCACCGGCTTTGCCCACCTCAAGGGCTGCCCCATCGGCATCATCGCCAACAACGGCGTGCTCTTTTCAGAAGCCGCACAAAAGGGCGCGCATTTCGTGGAACTCTGTAGCCAGCGCAAGATCCCGCTGGTCTTCCTGCAAAACATCACCGGTTTCATGGTGGGCCGCAAATACGAAAACGAAGGCATCGCCCGCCATGGGGCCAAGATGGTAACGGCGGTGGCCTCCACCAATGTGCCCAAGATCACCATGCTGGTGGGCGGCTCCTTTGGTGCGGGCAACTACGGCATGGCAGGGCGGGCCTATTCACCCCGGTTCCTCTGGACATGGCCCAACTCGCGCATCTCCGTGATGGGCGGCGAGCAGGCGGCGGGCGTTCTGGCCACGGTCAAACGCGATGCGATCGAGCGCCAGGGCGGCACATGGTCCGCCGAAGAAGAGGCGCAGTTCAAACAGCCCACCATCGATATGTTCGCCGAACAAAGCCACCCGCTCTACGCCTCGGCACGGCTCTGGGATGACGGCATTATCGACCCACGCAAAAGCCGCGATGTGCTGTCGCTGTCGCTTAGCGCTGCCCTCAACGCCCCCATCGAGGACACACGCTTTGGCGTGTTCCGCATGTAA
- a CDS encoding HAD-IA family hydrolase encodes MRTVIFDLDGTLADTSVDLLAAANHCFGVMGLGEMLTHPEDAKIALRGGKRMLAEGLTRAGQYREATVEEYYPVLLDAYRDSIDTHTVMYPGAMAAVEALKGAGYGVGICTNKPEALAEDLMQRLGVRDAFASLVGADTLPVRKPDPKPLFEAARRAGGTPEMCVLIGDSDTDRNTSRNAGVPSVLVTFGPAGDEMAALEPEALLHDYADLPAVVAGLIGVNDAR; translated from the coding sequence ATGCGCACAGTGATCTTTGACCTTGATGGCACCTTGGCCGATACATCTGTCGATCTGCTGGCGGCGGCCAATCATTGCTTTGGGGTCATGGGGCTCGGCGAAATGCTCACCCATCCCGAGGACGCAAAGATCGCGTTGCGCGGCGGGAAGCGCATGCTTGCCGAGGGGCTGACGCGCGCAGGTCAGTACCGCGAGGCCACGGTCGAGGAATACTACCCTGTGCTTCTCGACGCCTATCGCGACAGCATCGACACCCACACGGTGATGTATCCCGGCGCGATGGCGGCGGTGGAGGCCCTGAAAGGGGCTGGTTACGGCGTCGGGATCTGCACCAACAAACCCGAGGCGCTGGCAGAGGATCTGATGCAGCGCCTTGGCGTGCGTGATGCATTTGCCTCGCTTGTGGGGGCTGACACATTACCGGTGCGCAAACCTGATCCAAAGCCCTTGTTCGAAGCCGCGCGCCGCGCCGGCGGCACACCTGAGATGTGCGTTCTGATCGGGGACAGTGACACCGACCGCAATACCTCGCGAAACGCCGGGGTGCCGTCGGTGCTGGTGACTTTTGGCCCGGCGGGGGACGAAATGGCCGCGTTGGAACCCGAGGCGCTGCTGCATGATTATGCCGATCTGCCAGCTGTCGTGGCGGGGCTGATCGGGGTCAACGACGCCCGCTGA
- a CDS encoding isovaleryl-CoA dehydrogenase, translated as MFNASMTFDLGEDVNALRDMVHRWAQERVKPMAQEIDQKNEFPAELWKEMGELGLLGITVDEEFGGAGMSYLAHTVAVEEIARASASVSLSYGAHSNLCVNQIKLNGNAEQKAKYLPRLISGEHVGALAMSEAGAGSDVVSMSLRAEKRNDRFVLNGNKYWITNGPDADTLVVYAKTDPGAGSKGITAFLIEKEFKGFSTSKHFDKLGMRGSNTAELVFEDVEVPFENVLGEEGKGVRVLMSGLDYERVVLAGIGTGIMASCMDEMMPYMAERKQFGQPIGNFQLMQGKIADMYTAMNTARAYVYEVAKACDKGTVTRQDAAACCLYASEVAMTQAHQAVQAFGGAGYLSDNPVGRIFRDAKLMEIGAGTSEIRRMLIGRELMGHMS; from the coding sequence ATGTTCAACGCAAGCATGACATTCGATCTAGGCGAGGACGTAAACGCCCTGCGCGACATGGTGCACCGCTGGGCGCAGGAGCGCGTCAAACCGATGGCGCAGGAGATCGACCAGAAAAACGAATTCCCCGCCGAGCTCTGGAAAGAGATGGGCGAGCTGGGTCTTCTGGGCATCACCGTGGATGAGGAGTTTGGCGGCGCGGGCATGTCCTATCTGGCGCATACCGTCGCGGTCGAGGAAATCGCGCGGGCCTCGGCCTCCGTATCGCTGTCTTACGGCGCGCATTCCAACCTTTGCGTCAACCAGATCAAGCTCAACGGCAATGCCGAGCAAAAAGCCAAATACCTGCCGCGCCTCATTTCTGGCGAACATGTGGGCGCGCTGGCAATGTCCGAGGCTGGCGCGGGTTCCGACGTGGTTTCGATGTCGCTGCGCGCCGAAAAGCGCAACGACCGCTTTGTTCTGAACGGCAACAAATACTGGATCACCAATGGTCCTGACGCGGACACGCTGGTGGTCTATGCCAAGACTGATCCAGGGGCGGGCTCCAAAGGCATCACCGCCTTCCTGATCGAGAAGGAATTCAAGGGCTTTTCCACCTCCAAGCATTTCGACAAGCTTGGCATGCGTGGCTCAAACACCGCGGAGCTGGTCTTTGAGGATGTGGAAGTTCCGTTTGAAAACGTGCTTGGCGAAGAGGGCAAGGGCGTACGCGTCCTGATGTCCGGTCTGGATTACGAACGCGTGGTGCTTGCGGGGATCGGCACCGGCATCATGGCCTCCTGCATGGATGAGATGATGCCCTATATGGCCGAACGCAAACAATTTGGCCAACCCATCGGGAACTTCCAGCTGATGCAGGGCAAGATCGCGGATATGTACACTGCGATGAACACCGCACGCGCCTACGTCTATGAGGTCGCCAAGGCTTGCGACAAGGGCACCGTGACCCGTCAGGATGCGGCGGCCTGCTGTCTCTACGCCTCTGAGGTGGCGATGACGCAGGCGCATCAGGCGGTACAGGCCTTTGGCGGGGCGGGTTATCTGAGCGACAATCCGGTCGGTCGGATCTTCCGCGATGCCAAGCTGATGGAGATCGGAGCGGGCACGTCAGAAATTCGACGCATGCTGATCGGGCGCGAGTTGATGGGCCATATGAGCTAA
- a CDS encoding AMP-binding protein, with amino-acid sequence MTEKRIIPGLTATGGWDIPERLNMAAQAMDHPADKLAIIDLTSGTRRDVFHRELAVMVDGLARTLLQRVAPGDRVGVLLSQSPWCVAAHLAIWKIGAVSVPLFKLFQHDALANRVEDAGAKYVLTDREGAAQLGDLAEPLITAEIGVEGDPVPFADTGSEDPAVIIYTSGTTGKPKGVLHGHRMLTGHLPGVSISHDHLGQPGDCLWTPADWAWIGGLFDVAMPGLALGVPVVAARLDKFTPETCAEVMRLGEVRNVFFPPTALRMLKAAGQGLDGLRSVASGGEPLGAEMLAWGQRHLGVTINEFYGQTECNMTVSSCCADFPVRPGCIGKPVPGHVVEVIDADGQPTREEGDVAVRRGSGSMMLEYWNRPDATAEKFHGDWLVTGDRGIWEAGYLRFVGREDDVITSAGYRIGPSEIEDCLMTHPAVATVGVVGKPDALRTEIVKAYVVLKPDHAPSEKELQDYVKERLASYSYPREIAFLDALPMTVTGKVIRKELKARAAGEGK; translated from the coding sequence ATGACTGAGAAACGCATCATTCCCGGGCTTACCGCCACAGGCGGGTGGGACATCCCCGAGCGGCTCAATATGGCGGCGCAGGCGATGGATCACCCGGCCGATAAACTCGCGATCATTGACCTCACCTCCGGGACCCGCCGTGATGTGTTTCATCGGGAATTGGCCGTAATGGTCGATGGTCTGGCGCGCACATTGCTGCAACGTGTCGCCCCCGGTGATCGCGTCGGAGTGCTCTTGTCGCAATCACCTTGGTGTGTGGCGGCGCATCTGGCGATCTGGAAAATTGGCGCAGTCTCGGTGCCGCTATTTAAACTGTTTCAGCACGACGCCCTTGCCAACCGCGTCGAGGATGCAGGTGCGAAGTATGTGCTGACCGATCGGGAGGGCGCGGCGCAGCTTGGCGATTTGGCCGAGCCGCTGATTACGGCAGAGATCGGCGTCGAGGGCGATCCGGTGCCCTTCGCCGACACTGGATCCGAGGACCCGGCGGTCATTATCTATACCTCCGGTACCACGGGCAAACCCAAGGGAGTCTTGCACGGGCACCGGATGCTGACAGGGCATCTGCCGGGCGTGTCGATCAGTCACGACCATCTTGGCCAGCCCGGTGATTGTCTCTGGACGCCTGCGGATTGGGCGTGGATCGGCGGGCTCTTTGATGTCGCAATGCCGGGCCTTGCGCTGGGTGTGCCGGTCGTCGCCGCGCGGCTTGATAAGTTTACGCCTGAAACCTGCGCCGAGGTGATGCGCTTGGGCGAGGTGCGCAACGTCTTCTTTCCGCCTACCGCCCTGCGCATGCTAAAAGCAGCGGGGCAGGGGCTCGACGGTTTGCGTTCCGTGGCCTCCGGCGGAGAGCCCCTGGGCGCGGAGATGCTCGCCTGGGGCCAGCGTCACCTGGGCGTCACCATCAACGAATTCTACGGCCAGACCGAATGCAACATGACGGTGTCCTCTTGCTGCGCGGACTTCCCCGTGCGCCCTGGCTGCATCGGGAAACCGGTGCCGGGGCATGTGGTCGAGGTGATCGACGCAGACGGCCAGCCCACCCGTGAGGAAGGCGATGTGGCGGTGCGCCGTGGTTCCGGGTCGATGATGCTGGAATATTGGAACCGCCCCGACGCCACCGCCGAGAAGTTTCACGGCGACTGGCTGGTGACCGGGGATCGCGGCATCTGGGAGGCGGGCTATCTGCGCTTCGTGGGGCGTGAGGATGACGTGATCACCTCTGCCGGTTACCGCATCGGCCCCTCCGAGATCGAGGATTGTCTGATGACTCACCCGGCCGTTGCCACCGTCGGTGTGGTCGGCAAGCCCGACGCCCTGCGCACTGAGATCGTCAAGGCCTATGTGGTGCTGAAACCGGACCACGCCCCAAGCGAAAAAGAGCTGCAGGATTACGTCAAAGAGCGCCTTGCCAGCTATTCCTATCCCCGCGAGATCGCCTTTCTCGACGCTTTGCCGATGACGGTTACGGGCAAGGTGATCCGTAAAGAACTCAAGGCGCGGGCTGCGGGGGAGGGGAAGTGA
- the glmS gene encoding glutamine--fructose-6-phosphate transaminase (isomerizing): MCGIIGVLGNHEVSPILVEALKRLEYRGYDSAGIATVNGGHLDRRRAVGKLVNLSDTLVHDPLPGKSGIGHTRWATHGAPTVSNAHPHQAGCVAVVHNGIIENFKELRDELAAHGIRFVTETDTETVALLCEFYMRDGTSAAEAARKTVARLEGAFALAFLFDGEEDLLIAARKGSPLAVGHGEGEMYVGSDAIALAPLTDQITYLEEGDFVVLTRNSHEIWDAKGNIANREKRQIKLENTRVEKDGHKHFMAKEIAEQPVAVDKALKAYLDDSCAIELPEGLDFKKIERLSLVACGTAYYACLVAKYWLETIARLPVEVDVASEFRYREPPVGPGTLALFVSQSGETADTLAALRYMRGKADVIAGLVNVPESSIARESDVVLPIHAGPEISVASTKAFTCQLTVLLMLALKAAQDRGQKLPAGMPADLRALPGLIHQSLASEAQIAAASRDLAGARDIIFLGRGALYPLALEGALKLKELSYIHAEGYASGELKHGPIALIDDSVPVIVMAPRDALFEKTISNMQEVMARGGRVILVTDAEGAREASEGTAEVITMPQVPDALAPILYAIPAQQIAYFTAIAKGTDVDQPRNLAKSVTVE, encoded by the coding sequence ATGTGTGGAATTATCGGAGTTCTGGGCAACCATGAAGTCTCGCCCATTTTGGTCGAAGCGCTGAAACGGCTGGAATATCGCGGATATGACAGTGCAGGCATTGCCACGGTGAACGGCGGGCATCTGGACCGGCGCCGCGCGGTGGGCAAGCTGGTGAACCTTTCGGATACTTTGGTGCATGATCCGCTGCCCGGCAAATCCGGCATTGGGCACACCCGCTGGGCCACCCACGGCGCGCCGACGGTCTCTAACGCGCATCCGCATCAGGCGGGCTGCGTCGCAGTGGTTCACAACGGGATCATCGAGAACTTCAAGGAATTGCGCGACGAACTGGCGGCTCATGGCATCCGCTTTGTGACCGAAACCGACACAGAAACCGTGGCGCTCTTGTGCGAATTCTACATGCGCGACGGCACCTCTGCCGCAGAGGCGGCACGCAAGACCGTGGCACGGCTTGAAGGGGCCTTTGCGCTGGCGTTCTTGTTTGATGGCGAAGAGGACCTTCTGATTGCCGCCCGCAAGGGATCGCCCCTGGCCGTAGGCCATGGCGAGGGCGAAATGTATGTCGGTTCCGACGCGATTGCGCTGGCGCCGCTGACGGATCAGATCACCTACCTCGAAGAAGGGGATTTTGTGGTCCTGACGCGCAACAGCCATGAAATCTGGGACGCCAAGGGCAACATCGCCAACCGCGAAAAACGCCAGATCAAACTGGAGAACACCCGCGTCGAAAAAGATGGCCACAAGCATTTCATGGCCAAGGAAATCGCCGAACAGCCCGTCGCCGTTGACAAGGCGCTGAAGGCTTATCTGGACGACAGCTGCGCGATTGAGCTGCCCGAAGGGCTGGATTTCAAAAAGATCGAGCGGCTTTCGCTCGTGGCCTGCGGCACTGCCTACTACGCGTGTCTGGTGGCGAAATACTGGCTGGAAACGATCGCTCGCCTGCCCGTTGAGGTCGATGTGGCCTCGGAATTTCGCTACCGCGAGCCCCCCGTCGGCCCCGGCACGCTGGCGCTCTTTGTCAGCCAGTCGGGCGAAACCGCGGACACTCTGGCAGCGCTGCGCTACATGCGAGGGAAGGCCGATGTGATCGCCGGGTTGGTGAATGTGCCCGAAAGCTCAATCGCGCGTGAAAGCGATGTGGTGCTGCCCATCCACGCCGGCCCGGAAATCTCCGTAGCATCGACCAAAGCCTTTACCTGTCAGTTGACGGTGCTTTTGATGCTCGCGCTCAAGGCAGCACAGGATCGCGGACAGAAGCTGCCCGCAGGCATGCCCGCTGACTTGCGTGCCCTGCCCGGCCTGATCCATCAGTCGCTGGCCTCTGAGGCGCAGATCGCTGCTGCCTCACGCGATCTGGCCGGCGCACGCGACATCATTTTCCTCGGGCGCGGCGCCCTCTACCCGCTGGCTCTTGAGGGGGCGCTCAAACTCAAGGAGCTGAGCTATATCCACGCCGAAGGTTATGCCTCGGGCGAGCTGAAACACGGGCCCATCGCGCTCATTGATGACAGCGTGCCAGTGATTGTCATGGCACCGCGCGATGCGCTCTTTGAAAAAACCATCTCCAATATGCAGGAGGTGATGGCGCGCGGTGGTCGGGTTATTCTTGTGACCGACGCCGAAGGCGCGCGCGAGGCCTCCGAGGGCACCGCTGAGGTCATTACCATGCCGCAGGTACCCGACGCACTGGCCCCGATCCTCTATGCGATCCCGGCACAGCAGATCGCCTATTTCACCGCCATTGCCAAAGGCACCGATGTGGACCAGCCGCGCAACCTGGCCAAATCCGTGACCGTCGAATGA